One Luteolibacter flavescens genomic region harbors:
- a CDS encoding PepSY-associated TM helix domain-containing protein: MSAANPAPVESALKSTADAKKRKAFWTKQFYLWHWVSSAICLAAMLLFAFTGITLNHAKDIPAKPKVNEVKLVLPEDLAKSIAYQNEADTEAPLPDEISKWLAKELRTTVKGKSAEWSEFEIYLSLPRPGGDAWLTIDRETGDVVYELTKRGAISYLNDLHKGRNTGTAWSLFLDVFSVACIVFCLTGLALLWVHAKRRPRTWPAVIAGILLPVIIIIFFVH; encoded by the coding sequence ATGTCCGCCGCCAATCCAGCCCCCGTAGAGTCCGCCTTGAAATCCACCGCCGACGCGAAGAAGCGGAAGGCCTTCTGGACAAAGCAATTCTACCTCTGGCACTGGGTCAGCAGCGCCATCTGCCTGGCGGCGATGCTCCTCTTCGCCTTCACCGGCATCACGCTGAACCACGCGAAGGACATCCCCGCGAAGCCGAAGGTGAACGAGGTGAAGCTCGTCCTGCCGGAGGACCTCGCGAAGTCCATCGCCTACCAGAATGAGGCGGACACCGAGGCGCCGCTGCCGGATGAGATCTCCAAGTGGCTCGCCAAGGAGCTGCGCACCACCGTGAAGGGCAAGTCCGCCGAGTGGTCGGAATTCGAGATCTATCTCAGCCTGCCGCGCCCGGGTGGCGATGCCTGGCTGACCATCGACCGCGAGACCGGCGACGTGGTGTACGAGCTCACGAAGCGCGGCGCGATCTCCTACCTGAACGACCTGCACAAGGGCCGGAACACGGGCACCGCGTGGTCGCTCTTCCTCGACGTCTTTTCGGTGGCCTGCATCGTCTTCTGCCTTACCGGTCTGGCGCTCCTGTGGGTGCATGCGAAGCGCCGCCCGAGGACGTGGCCCGCCGTCATCGCCGGCATCCTGTTGCCCGTCATCATCATCATCTTCTTCGTCCATTGA
- a CDS encoding DUF2271 domain-containing protein, protein MKKAFLLLTPGLATAGAGEVQLTIEIPRLEVAEYHRPYIAAWLEKPDKSHAANLTVWYDTEMKNAEGEKWLKDIRQWWRKSGRSLKMPVDGVSSPTRPVGTHTVAISDKAVDMTKLAEGEYTLVVEASREVGGREMVRVPFKWDGKTTVDASGAGKTELGKVAIKIETQASN, encoded by the coding sequence ATGAAAAAAGCATTCCTGCTGCTGACACCGGGACTCGCCACGGCGGGTGCCGGGGAAGTCCAGCTCACCATCGAAATCCCCCGGCTCGAAGTGGCCGAGTACCACCGCCCCTACATCGCCGCCTGGCTGGAGAAGCCGGACAAATCCCACGCCGCGAACCTGACCGTGTGGTACGACACGGAGATGAAGAACGCCGAGGGCGAGAAGTGGCTGAAGGACATCCGCCAGTGGTGGCGGAAGAGCGGCCGCTCGCTGAAGATGCCCGTGGACGGCGTGAGCAGCCCCACACGCCCCGTGGGCACGCACACCGTGGCCATCTCGGACAAGGCCGTGGACATGACCAAGCTGGCGGAAGGTGAATACACGCTCGTCGTGGAGGCCTCCCGCGAGGTCGGCGGCCGCGAGATGGTCCGCGTGCCCTTCAAGTGGGACGGCAAGACCACCGTGGATGCCTCCGGCGCCGGCAAGACCGAGCTCGGCAAGGTGGCCATCAAGATCGAGACGCAAGCTTCCAACTGA
- a CDS encoding DUF4198 domain-containing protein, with protein sequence MNKKPILALAALVALSSPALAHRFWIVPSSTVLSGEQPWVTFDAAVSNNLFFPDHVAPAVEAFQATGPDGKEVTLQNGAKGKYRTVFDIALEKEGTYRVGTVREMILATWKEDGETKNFRGSAADFKAAALDGKPELSVTESYSRVETYVTRGEPNKEALKPTGKGLEVVFDQTHPNDLFAGEKSVFTLHLNGKPAAGVKVSIIKGDDRYRSEAGEIAATTNEKGEFEVTWPEAGRFWVNAAVGGGRGPGAGGPPQAGGQKPAGAPAQGGGGGGGGARSGYTAVFEVLPE encoded by the coding sequence ATGAACAAGAAACCGATTCTGGCGCTCGCCGCCCTCGTCGCCCTCTCCAGCCCGGCGCTCGCGCACCGCTTCTGGATCGTGCCGTCCTCCACCGTGCTCTCCGGCGAGCAACCGTGGGTCACCTTTGACGCCGCCGTTTCCAACAATCTCTTCTTCCCCGACCACGTCGCTCCCGCCGTGGAAGCCTTCCAGGCCACCGGCCCGGACGGCAAGGAAGTGACCCTGCAGAATGGCGCGAAGGGCAAGTACCGCACCGTCTTCGACATCGCGCTGGAAAAGGAAGGCACCTACCGCGTGGGCACCGTGCGCGAGATGATCCTCGCCACCTGGAAGGAAGACGGCGAGACGAAGAACTTCCGTGGCAGCGCCGCCGACTTCAAGGCCGCCGCCCTGGACGGCAAGCCGGAGCTGAGCGTGACGGAGAGCTACTCGCGCGTGGAGACCTACGTGACCCGCGGCGAGCCGAACAAGGAAGCGCTGAAGCCCACGGGCAAGGGCCTGGAGGTCGTCTTCGACCAGACGCACCCGAACGACCTCTTCGCCGGGGAGAAGTCCGTCTTCACCCTCCACCTGAATGGCAAGCCGGCCGCAGGCGTGAAGGTCAGCATCATCAAGGGCGACGACCGCTACCGCAGCGAGGCCGGCGAGATCGCCGCGACCACGAATGAGAAGGGTGAATTCGAAGTCACCTGGCCGGAAGCCGGTCGCTTCTGGGTGAATGCCGCCGTGGGTGGTGGCCGCGGCCCGGGTGCCGGTGGCCCGCCGCAGGCTGGTGGCCAGAAGCCCGCCGGTGCCCCTGCACAAGGTGGCGGTGGCGGCGGTGGTGGTGCCCGCTCCGGCTACACCGCTGTCTTCGAGGTGCTTCCCGAGTGA